In one window of Phycisphaerae bacterium DNA:
- a CDS encoding O-antigen ligase family protein: MTTLTTHHRSERAAAHHRSTIPVEPVASPLDGLIELILIGLLAFMPLAFGAVEAWSELVILVAAVVLAGCVALRFMITREVRPVWSWTYVPMALFVLLVALQLVPLPARVVQAIAPHTAATRTQLLADLPDASRVLDTMTLSFYPLATAHNLRLILVVCVVYLTVVNVIRRPEQIKRLLAAVAAIGGAVTLIALAQTITGTDSIYWSVPTGGKYADAGPFINHSHFGQFTNLAIGAAFGLALLLVYENFRGIPYTPAAVMDRLGEPKLRPFWALVTMMVLGVASVFTSLTRGGMITMLIAASFTVLVLSSKRGLRGVRWLIAVISLVAFCVVLYVGFDAVYDRLATLREVDQAQSGRLQILKDIALAWTQFPLFGTGLGTHEVVYPMFEHSSITHLAGHAENEYAQLAEETGILGLSCAVVFLTLVWSSYVRSIRRLRPSIRWVAFGLGFGLLAVMLHSLSDFGQHIPAVICLSAVTCGLLVVLARMRHSEDPPRSPGLLQRLVDTRVAPMAALVLVAVGAAWSIPAALRANDAESSWRIAARMENKLRDDDWIGTNDQFAILINQAAQAATLEPANVKYRYNLSVFRWRAVSRVINPDTGELVLNDQSIRHTERIVDELHQTRPVCPAYGPVYALLGQLECFILNRPAGADRVRLGVKLAPNDATAWYSAGLLEAESDRPEATDAAGRAFARAIELDGSLMVDIADVCVAKLGRPDLAVTLAGDDVGRLTAVADVLEDYATVNDQPQPPAISSQPAGASTQPSVVSTQPSEVGADGRPLAAESSPREHRVPAESLALAEQARARVFDLLKAKCEGPDAEASTLAAFANLCIKRKSDKQGIDYYFKALQLDYGQVYWRFALAQALGRVGDTEEALKQAKICLRLRPDWPPAKKLAGDLSIAPAGKPFGVPASAPATQPAMAPASAPSAK; the protein is encoded by the coding sequence ATGACCACCCTCACCACGCACCACAGATCTGAGCGCGCCGCCGCCCATCACCGGTCGACGATACCGGTCGAGCCGGTCGCGAGCCCCCTCGACGGCCTGATCGAGTTGATCCTGATCGGCCTGCTGGCGTTCATGCCCCTGGCCTTCGGGGCGGTCGAGGCCTGGAGCGAGCTGGTCATCCTGGTTGCCGCGGTCGTCCTGGCCGGGTGTGTGGCTCTGCGGTTCATGATCACGCGTGAGGTTCGGCCGGTCTGGAGCTGGACCTACGTGCCCATGGCCCTGTTCGTTCTCCTGGTTGCCCTGCAGCTCGTCCCGTTGCCGGCTCGTGTCGTCCAGGCCATCGCTCCGCACACCGCGGCCACCCGCACCCAGCTCCTCGCCGATCTGCCCGATGCGTCACGAGTGCTCGACACCATGACCTTGAGCTTCTATCCGCTGGCCACGGCCCACAACCTTCGCCTGATCCTGGTCGTGTGTGTCGTGTATCTCACCGTGGTCAACGTCATCCGCCGCCCCGAGCAGATCAAACGCCTGCTGGCCGCGGTCGCGGCCATCGGCGGGGCCGTCACGCTCATCGCCCTCGCCCAGACCATCACCGGGACTGATTCCATCTACTGGTCTGTCCCGACCGGCGGCAAGTACGCCGACGCCGGTCCGTTCATTAACCACAGCCATTTTGGTCAGTTCACCAACCTGGCCATCGGCGCGGCGTTCGGCCTGGCCCTGCTGCTGGTCTACGAGAACTTCCGCGGCATACCCTACACCCCGGCAGCGGTCATGGACCGGCTCGGCGAGCCCAAGCTCCGGCCCTTCTGGGCCCTGGTGACGATGATGGTCCTCGGTGTCGCCAGCGTTTTCACCTCGCTGACCCGCGGCGGTATGATCACAATGCTGATCGCGGCCTCTTTCACCGTGCTGGTCCTGTCCAGCAAGCGCGGCCTACGCGGCGTCCGCTGGTTGATCGCGGTCATCTCCCTGGTCGCCTTCTGCGTCGTGCTCTACGTCGGGTTCGACGCGGTCTATGACCGGCTCGCCACTCTCCGCGAGGTGGACCAGGCCCAAAGCGGCCGGCTGCAGATCCTCAAGGACATCGCCCTCGCCTGGACCCAGTTCCCACTGTTCGGCACCGGCCTCGGCACCCACGAGGTCGTTTACCCCATGTTCGAGCATTCGAGCATCACCCATCTGGCCGGCCACGCCGAAAACGAGTACGCCCAGCTCGCTGAGGAGACGGGCATCCTTGGCCTCAGTTGCGCGGTGGTTTTTCTGACGCTGGTCTGGTCGAGCTATGTTCGCAGCATCCGCCGGCTCCGTCCCTCGATTCGCTGGGTCGCGTTTGGCCTGGGCTTCGGCCTGCTGGCGGTCATGCTCCATAGCCTGAGCGACTTCGGCCAGCACATACCCGCGGTCATCTGCCTGTCGGCGGTGACCTGCGGCCTGCTCGTGGTGCTCGCCCGCATGCGCCACTCCGAGGATCCCCCGCGTTCGCCGGGCCTGCTCCAGCGCTTGGTCGATACCCGGGTCGCGCCCATGGCCGCCCTGGTACTGGTCGCCGTGGGCGCCGCCTGGTCGATCCCCGCTGCCCTGCGGGCCAACGACGCCGAGTCCTCCTGGCGGATCGCGGCACGCATGGAGAACAAGCTCCGCGACGACGATTGGATCGGCACCAACGATCAGTTCGCCATCCTCATCAATCAGGCCGCCCAGGCGGCGACGCTCGAGCCGGCCAACGTCAAGTACCGCTACAACCTGAGCGTCTTCCGGTGGCGGGCGGTCAGCCGGGTGATCAACCCGGACACCGGCGAACTGGTGCTCAACGACCAGTCCATCCGCCACACCGAGCGGATCGTCGATGAGCTCCACCAGACCCGGCCGGTCTGCCCGGCGTACGGGCCGGTCTATGCCCTGCTCGGCCAGCTGGAGTGTTTCATCCTCAACCGGCCGGCGGGTGCCGACCGGGTCCGGCTTGGGGTCAAGCTCGCTCCGAACGATGCCACCGCCTGGTACTCCGCCGGCCTGCTCGAGGCCGAGTCAGACCGCCCCGAAGCGACCGACGCGGCAGGCAGGGCCTTCGCGAGGGCCATTGAGCTCGACGGCTCACTCATGGTCGATATCGCTGATGTCTGCGTCGCCAAGCTCGGCCGGCCGGATCTGGCCGTCACCCTGGCCGGCGACGACGTGGGTCGCCTGACCGCCGTCGCCGACGTACTCGAGGACTACGCAACGGTCAACGATCAGCCTCAGCCGCCAGCGATCAGCAGTCAACCAGCCGGAGCCAGCACTCAGCCGTCAGTAGTCAGCACCCAGCCTTCCGAGGTTGGAGCTGACGGCCGACCGCTGGCCGCTGAGAGCTCGCCTCGTGAGCACCGCGTGCCCGCTGAGAGCCTTGCCCTTGCCGAACAGGCGAGAGCGAGAGTTTTCGATCTACTGAAAGCCAAGTGCGAAGGCCCGGACGCCGAGGCCAGCACGCTTGCCGCCTTTGCCAACCTGTGCATCAAGCGAAAGTCCGATAAGCAGGGCATCGATTATTACTTCAAGGCTTTACAGTTGGATTACGGCCAGGTATACTGGCGATTTGCGCTGGCCCAGGCGCTGGGCCGCGTGGGAGACACGGAGGAGGCCCTCAAGCAGGCCAAGATCTGCCTTCGTCTTCGACCAGACTGGCCGCCGGCCAAGAAGTTGGCTGGCGATCTGAGCATCGCTCCGGCGGGTAAGCCGTTTGGTGTGCCCGCGAGCGCCCCTGCGACGCAGCCGGCGATGGCTCCGGCGAGTGCGCCGAGCGCCAAGTAA
- a CDS encoding protein tyrosine phosphatase has protein sequence MISFLQALTALTGRGHPAQQFTGVDLHCHVLPGLDDGPASEAESLALCRALVADGVHTVVATPHQLGKMEQRYSALDIRQAVTYLRTRLQVASIPLEVVPGAEVRIHEGLPGLIDEDEVLTLADRGRWVLIELPRLSYIEPLPLIRQLKDAGIRSIIAHPERHVCVQTHPHVIRGWIEAGACIQVTATSLLDRLEEEAYRCAWRMVAEVGAVLIASDAHDADRRRPRLSEAFRAVALRMGERVARRVCIDHPADVLAGQALRPVFETPARQEASR, from the coding sequence ATGATCAGTTTCCTCCAGGCACTGACCGCACTCACGGGCAGAGGCCACCCCGCCCAGCAGTTCACGGGGGTGGATCTGCACTGCCATGTTCTGCCTGGCCTGGACGACGGTCCTGCCTCCGAGGCCGAGTCGCTGGCTCTGTGTCGGGCCCTGGTGGCGGATGGCGTCCACACCGTTGTGGCCACGCCTCACCAACTGGGGAAGATGGAGCAGCGATACAGCGCCCTCGATATCCGTCAGGCGGTGACCTACCTGCGGACTCGGCTTCAGGTCGCGAGTATTCCCCTGGAAGTAGTCCCCGGGGCAGAGGTGCGAATCCATGAAGGACTGCCCGGGCTAATTGATGAGGATGAGGTGCTCACCCTGGCCGACCGCGGCCGCTGGGTCCTGATCGAGCTCCCTCGCCTCAGCTACATCGAGCCGCTGCCCCTGATTCGGCAGCTCAAGGATGCGGGTATCCGCTCCATCATCGCCCATCCGGAGCGGCATGTCTGCGTGCAGACTCACCCGCACGTGATCCGCGGCTGGATTGAGGCCGGGGCCTGCATTCAGGTCACCGCCACCAGCCTGCTGGACCGTCTGGAGGAAGAAGCCTATCGCTGTGCCTGGCGGATGGTCGCCGAGGTGGGTGCCGTGTTGATCGCTTCTGACGCCCACGATGCCGATCGCCGCCGGCCACGGTTGTCCGAGGCGTTCCGGGCCGTCGCGCTGCGGATGGGTGAGCGCGTTGCCCGGCGGGTGTGCATCGATCATCCGGCCGACGTTCTGGCCGGACAGGCTTTGCGACCCGTTTTCGAGACCCCTGCTAGGCAAGAGGCCTCCAGATGA
- a CDS encoding oligosaccharide flippase family protein, whose protein sequence is MGIKAILTAMCPGPLKPVMDRIEASPIGFRLAQGAFWSMAGAVVSRSLMLFASILIARILGKTGFGELGIIQSTVGMFGVFAGFGLGLTATKHVAEFRTKDPARAGHVIALSGLVALITGGAMAVTLATFSTWLAVHTLAAPQLTGLLRIGAIMLFLEAINGAQIGALSGFEAFRHIAIVNLWGGLAAFPLMVAGAYTAGLQGAVWGLVGSRAISWLLNHLALRQAAARYSVPLSFACCWQERSVLWSFSLPAALSGIMVTPVSWACNALLVNQPNGYGEMGILNAANQWRNLLLFLPSLLSSVLLPVLSHSSSQSHGFARAFEIAHRLTLVLVLPVSLLLMLAAPWLIAMYGRDFHTGRTAMVYSVAAAAVFAIGSQAGTAITARSRMWLGFLINTSHAGLYLLLSLCLVARLGAAGIALSLLIAYVCLTLWGYCYLYPQLPPRVFQRTIMATVVITLAAVAVSAF, encoded by the coding sequence ATGGGTATCAAGGCCATCCTCACCGCCATGTGCCCCGGGCCACTCAAGCCGGTCATGGACCGGATCGAGGCATCGCCGATCGGCTTTCGGCTTGCCCAGGGCGCGTTCTGGTCCATGGCTGGGGCGGTCGTCTCGCGCAGCCTGATGCTTTTTGCGTCCATACTCATTGCCCGGATACTGGGCAAAACAGGCTTCGGCGAATTGGGCATCATACAGAGCACGGTCGGTATGTTCGGCGTCTTCGCCGGCTTCGGGCTGGGCCTGACCGCCACAAAGCATGTTGCCGAGTTTCGGACCAAGGATCCTGCACGGGCGGGCCACGTCATAGCCCTTTCAGGCCTCGTCGCTCTGATCACCGGTGGCGCGATGGCAGTTACTCTCGCCACCTTCTCCACTTGGCTCGCTGTTCACACGCTAGCTGCACCCCAGTTGACTGGTCTGTTGCGCATCGGCGCTATTATGCTGTTCCTCGAAGCCATAAACGGCGCCCAGATCGGGGCTCTCTCTGGCTTTGAGGCTTTCAGACACATTGCCATCGTGAATCTCTGGGGGGGGCTCGCGGCCTTCCCGCTCATGGTGGCTGGCGCATATACTGCTGGCCTCCAGGGAGCCGTATGGGGTTTGGTCGGCAGCCGCGCCATCAGTTGGCTGCTCAATCATTTGGCCCTTCGCCAAGCCGCAGCACGATACTCAGTGCCGCTCTCGTTCGCCTGCTGCTGGCAAGAGCGATCGGTCCTTTGGTCTTTCAGCCTTCCTGCTGCCCTCTCCGGGATTATGGTGACGCCCGTTAGCTGGGCCTGCAACGCCCTGCTCGTCAACCAGCCGAATGGGTACGGAGAAATGGGAATCCTCAATGCCGCCAACCAATGGCGAAACCTGCTGCTATTCCTTCCCTCGCTACTGTCATCGGTACTCTTGCCAGTCCTGTCACACTCTTCAAGTCAGTCGCACGGATTCGCGAGAGCTTTCGAAATTGCTCATCGTCTGACGCTTGTATTGGTGCTTCCGGTGTCGCTGCTACTAATGCTGGCCGCACCCTGGCTGATCGCTATGTACGGACGTGATTTTCACACCGGCAGGACCGCTATGGTGTACTCGGTGGCCGCCGCGGCTGTCTTTGCGATCGGTTCGCAAGCCGGCACTGCCATAACAGCTCGCTCTCGCATGTGGCTTGGTTTCTTGATCAACACATCGCACGCCGGTCTTTATCTTCTTCTCTCGCTTTGTCTAGTAGCACGGCTGGGCGCTGCTGGTATTGCCCTGAGTCTGCTGATCGCCTATGTGTGCTTGACGTTGTGGGGGTACTGCTACTTGTATCCACAGCTGCCACCACGAGTCTTCCAACGCACGATCATGGCAACCGTCGTTATCACCCTTGCCGCGGTCGCAGTTTCTGCCTTCTGA
- a CDS encoding DUF288 domain-containing protein, with protein MKGLLTAVITTVQNPTMYTRMLYERFGECGGHLVVVGDKSGPSAYELPGVTFLSLEAQCRSGFRLASLLPIGHYARKNIGYLQAIANQAPCLYETDDDNAPLPDWHPRESTYRNGRTVPRTHSRWLNAYGYFTSQYIWPRGFPLDEVRHQPSITELVKGDVSAPVQQALVNRAPDVDAVWRLLFGHELDFDRGVPALYLTAGNWCPFNSQNTWWWPEAYPLMYLPSFCSFRMCDIWRSFIALRCLWAMNAGILFLPADSFQERNAHRLMKDFDDEIPGYLGNKGFVRVLEETELESGSSGATVGNLRRCYQALIGASFFPPDELPLVDAWVEDLRAIGNTEGDCSMNTG; from the coding sequence TTGAAGGGTCTCTTAACTGCAGTCATCACAACTGTCCAGAACCCCACTATGTACACCCGAATGTTATATGAGCGCTTTGGGGAATGCGGCGGCCACCTCGTCGTGGTCGGCGACAAGAGCGGACCGTCTGCCTATGAGCTTCCCGGTGTAACGTTTCTAAGTTTGGAGGCGCAATGTCGGAGCGGCTTCCGCCTAGCCTCACTGCTGCCGATAGGGCATTATGCCCGGAAGAATATCGGTTATCTCCAGGCGATCGCAAACCAAGCGCCATGCCTGTACGAAACAGATGACGATAATGCACCCCTTCCGGACTGGCATCCGCGCGAGTCCACTTACCGTAACGGTCGGACCGTCCCACGGACCCACAGCCGCTGGCTGAACGCCTATGGATATTTCACGTCGCAGTACATCTGGCCACGAGGCTTCCCCCTTGATGAAGTTCGACACCAGCCATCCATCACGGAGCTTGTCAAGGGTGACGTTTCGGCTCCAGTTCAACAAGCGTTGGTGAATCGGGCCCCAGACGTGGACGCAGTCTGGCGTCTGTTATTTGGGCACGAACTCGATTTCGACCGCGGCGTACCCGCCCTGTACCTCACGGCTGGCAACTGGTGTCCATTTAACAGCCAGAACACCTGGTGGTGGCCCGAAGCCTACCCCTTGATGTATCTCCCTAGTTTCTGTTCCTTTCGGATGTGCGATATATGGCGCAGCTTTATTGCTTTGCGTTGTCTCTGGGCCATGAACGCGGGCATTCTGTTTCTTCCTGCCGACAGTTTCCAGGAACGCAACGCACATCGCCTCATGAAGGATTTCGACGACGAAATCCCCGGCTACCTGGGAAACAAGGGCTTCGTCCGCGTTTTGGAGGAGACTGAGCTTGAGTCAGGTTCTTCTGGAGCAACGGTGGGCAATTTGCGGCGTTGCTATCAGGCGTTGATTGGTGCTTCTTTCTTCCCGCCTGATGAGCTGCCGCTTGTGGATGCTTGGGTGGAAGACCTCCGAGCAATAGGCAATACTGAAGGAGACTGTAGCATGAATACAGGGTGA
- a CDS encoding class I SAM-dependent methyltransferase, translated as MRRDYSDLPLAPFADASIYETEQAAIRTYNAEWNYYSNALRREVVSTFQKSIETLLSSFETIDYLEIGSAQGLSMGVIACMLRRVRRLHTLLSIDPYYEDGYTEGGGAPQPDVQKVRINKATRDKALGLYRSLGLSVSLLERQSSSGLKELLSENRQFHLIYIDGSHEGLNPTIDFGLCHELVHKGGIIMLDDHYWEDVIPIRALCDRHATKIAECWKVAAYQIAREQSH; from the coding sequence ATGCGAAGGGACTACAGTGACCTACCTCTCGCACCTTTTGCGGACGCTAGTATCTACGAAACAGAGCAGGCTGCGATCAGGACATACAACGCTGAATGGAATTACTACAGCAACGCTTTGCGGCGCGAGGTCGTGTCTACTTTCCAGAAGAGCATTGAGACACTTCTTTCTTCGTTCGAGACGATTGACTATCTTGAAATTGGCTCCGCACAGGGACTATCAATGGGTGTCATCGCTTGCATGCTGCGCCGAGTCCGCAGGTTGCATACGCTCCTGTCGATTGACCCTTACTATGAGGACGGATACACCGAAGGTGGCGGAGCCCCCCAGCCAGATGTTCAGAAAGTGCGTATCAACAAGGCCACTCGTGACAAAGCTCTTGGCCTCTATCGATCTCTTGGTTTATCTGTCAGTCTGCTGGAGCGACAGAGTTCCAGCGGCCTAAAGGAACTACTTTCCGAAAACAGACAGTTTCATCTGATCTACATCGATGGTTCGCACGAGGGATTGAACCCCACAATTGATTTTGGCCTCTGTCACGAACTGGTGCACAAAGGGGGGATCATCATGCTTGATGACCACTATTGGGAGGATGTCATTCCTATACGCGCTCTCTGCGACAGGCATGCCACAAAGATAGCCGAGTGCTGGAAGGTGGCTGCCTACCAGATAGCCAGAGAGCAGTCGCATTAA
- the wecB gene encoding UDP-N-acetylglucosamine 2-epimerase (non-hydrolyzing) has protein sequence MKTVSFIFGTRPEAIKLCPVILAMQNHPTLRPHVCVTGQHRQMLDQVLEVFGITPDVDLALMQPNQTLGSLTARAIAAIDGYLAEYKPDLVLVQGDTTTVFCASLAAFYHRIPVGHVEAGLRTWNRFSPYPEEINRVLTTRLADLHFAPTAWARENLLKEGVPDDRIFVTGNTVIDALHIAVAKVRENPPAIPGLPAHLMNGQAHRPLVLITGHRRENFGQGFEDICQAVRTLAGRFAETAFVYPVHLNPNVREPVNRLLGNLPNVHLIEPLAYLPFVALMNRAKVILTDSGGVQEEAPSLGKPVLVMRDTTERPEAVQAGTVRLVGTDSETITREVSRLLTDSEASDSMARAHNPYGDGKATRRILGVCEAYIVECTH, from the coding sequence ATGAAGACGGTCTCGTTTATCTTCGGAACGCGCCCCGAGGCGATCAAGCTGTGTCCAGTGATTCTGGCCATGCAGAATCACCCCACGCTGCGACCGCACGTGTGCGTCACCGGCCAACATCGCCAGATGCTCGACCAGGTGCTGGAAGTCTTCGGCATCACGCCCGACGTGGATCTGGCCCTCATGCAGCCCAACCAGACGCTTGGCTCGCTGACCGCCCGGGCCATCGCCGCCATCGACGGCTATTTGGCTGAGTACAAGCCCGACCTCGTCCTAGTCCAGGGCGATACGACTACCGTTTTCTGCGCCTCGCTGGCCGCCTTCTACCACCGCATCCCCGTCGGCCATGTGGAGGCCGGCCTGCGTACCTGGAACCGCTTCTCCCCGTACCCCGAGGAGATCAACCGCGTCCTGACCACCCGGCTGGCCGACCTGCACTTTGCCCCGACCGCCTGGGCCAGGGAGAACCTGCTCAAGGAAGGCGTCCCTGATGATCGGATCTTCGTCACCGGAAACACCGTGATCGATGCCCTGCACATCGCCGTCGCCAAGGTCCGCGAGAACCCGCCGGCCATCCCCGGTCTCCCCGCTCACCTGATGAACGGCCAGGCCCACCGGCCGCTGGTGCTCATCACCGGTCATCGCCGTGAGAACTTCGGCCAGGGCTTCGAGGACATCTGCCAGGCGGTCCGGACGCTGGCCGGTCGCTTCGCCGAGACCGCCTTCGTCTACCCCGTGCACCTGAACCCCAACGTCCGCGAGCCGGTCAACCGCCTACTGGGCAACCTGCCCAACGTGCACCTGATCGAGCCGCTGGCGTACCTGCCCTTCGTGGCCCTCATGAACCGGGCCAAGGTCATCCTGACGGATTCGGGCGGCGTGCAGGAGGAGGCCCCCAGTCTGGGCAAGCCCGTGCTGGTCATGCGCGACACCACCGAACGCCCTGAGGCCGTCCAGGCTGGCACCGTGCGCCTCGTCGGCACCGACAGCGAAACAATCACCCGCGAGGTCTCACGCCTCCTGACTGACAGTGAGGCCTCCGATTCCATGGCCCGGGCGCACAATCCCTACGGCGACGGCAAGGCAACACGGCGTATCCTCGGCGTCTGTGAGGCGTACATCGTTGAGTGTACCCACTGA
- a CDS encoding IS701 family transposase has product MDADTILRIKPALTEYLHQLDGLMGRVTNRSHLNRYVSGQLSDLDRKSIEPIADAAGVPPRTLQEFLSMLVWDESGVRDEIQRQVARRHGHPDSVGIIDETSFPKQGTKTACVQRQHCGARGKMDNCVVSVHLGYAAGEFHTLLDGDLFLPEHTWDADRSRCRAAGIPDDVVYRSKWQIALEQIRRALGNGVRFAWLTFDEGYGGKPPFLRALDGLGQNYVGEIPASFVGWTRPPEILYREHGRDQGKGRPRKLPRLKVRNTPAAEVRNILAHSPVLRRIPWEKFHVKDGAKGPMVWEVKRIPLWIKDENGLPSRPHHLLIARNTLAPKEVKFFLSNAPESTSVELLLLVAFSRWRIERLFEDSKTELGMDHFEVRKYISIQRHLILTCVSHLFLAEFWLAHNDKKNGADLVPGADRHPVARSHVVSRWPLLSEAGRDHRRAIDDNTGPQRGSSTLAPKANSMSFTQDGHILDQHTALPMARSLAL; this is encoded by the coding sequence ATGGACGCCGATACGATTCTCCGGATCAAGCCTGCTTTGACTGAATACCTTCACCAGCTTGACGGATTGATGGGACGGGTCACCAACCGCAGCCATCTGAACCGGTACGTCAGTGGCCAGCTGAGCGACTTGGACCGCAAGAGCATCGAACCGATCGCGGACGCTGCCGGTGTCCCGCCACGCACGCTTCAGGAGTTTCTGAGCATGCTGGTATGGGACGAATCTGGGGTTCGGGATGAAATTCAGCGTCAGGTGGCCCGTCGACACGGCCATCCCGACAGTGTTGGCATCATCGACGAGACGAGCTTTCCCAAGCAAGGCACCAAGACCGCCTGCGTTCAGCGGCAGCACTGCGGAGCACGGGGCAAGATGGATAACTGTGTGGTCAGCGTTCATCTGGGGTATGCCGCCGGGGAGTTTCACACGCTGCTGGACGGCGATCTTTTCTTGCCCGAGCACACCTGGGATGCGGATCGTTCCCGATGCCGGGCGGCGGGGATACCCGACGATGTGGTCTACCGCTCCAAGTGGCAGATCGCCCTCGAACAGATCCGGCGTGCCCTGGGCAACGGCGTCCGGTTCGCCTGGCTGACCTTCGATGAAGGGTACGGCGGAAAACCCCCGTTTCTGAGGGCCTTGGACGGTCTGGGCCAAAACTATGTGGGCGAGATTCCCGCCAGTTTCGTGGGCTGGACTCGTCCACCGGAGATCCTGTACCGTGAGCACGGTCGAGACCAAGGCAAAGGACGGCCCCGAAAGCTGCCCCGCCTGAAGGTTCGCAACACGCCGGCGGCGGAAGTGCGGAACATCCTCGCCCACTCGCCGGTCCTGCGGCGGATTCCCTGGGAGAAGTTCCACGTCAAGGATGGCGCCAAAGGGCCGATGGTTTGGGAGGTCAAGCGTATCCCGCTGTGGATCAAGGACGAGAATGGGCTGCCGTCCCGCCCTCATCACCTGCTGATCGCCCGCAATACCCTGGCTCCCAAAGAGGTCAAGTTCTTCCTGAGCAACGCTCCGGAGTCCACGTCCGTGGAACTGCTGCTGCTCGTGGCTTTCAGCCGCTGGCGGATTGAGCGGCTCTTCGAAGACAGCAAGACGGAACTGGGGATGGATCACTTCGAGGTCCGCAAGTACATCTCGATCCAGCGACATCTGATCCTGACCTGTGTGAGCCATCTGTTTCTGGCGGAGTTCTGGCTGGCCCATAACGACAAAAAAAACGGAGCTGACTTGGTGCCAGGTGCGGACCGCCACCCGGTCGCTCGTTCCCATGTGGTATCGCGGTGGCCGTTGCTCTCGGAAGCAGGCCGAGATCATCGCCGCGCAATTGACGATAACACAGGCCCGCAACGCGGCAGCTCGACGCTCGCACCGAAAGCGAACTCTATGTCGTTTACACAGGATGGGCATATACTTGACCAGCATACGGCGTTGCCAATGGCCCGATCGTTAGCGTTGTAG
- a CDS encoding glycosyltransferase — protein sequence MPLITLVTTCYNEAMSVRSWLDDLAHQTRQPDQIVVVDAGSNDGTVEVLSDWVTQSSNRLLEVRDGCTVAQGRNRAIEVACGSVIASTDMGCRLNHDWFEQLVAPLDTSSELFDVVAGNYTVDPSTLRTVWDWADYYLHNKYETHLAPGFLPSSRSIAYRKSVWELLGGYPEDLRYAGDDTVFAKQIYASGLRIALAPEAMAFWRRPGCWGKYLKEAFNYGRGNGEAGLARAFGLRGDGVVHHLPLLLWTASFLVRRSNLVYAARAIGDGHVLAAALLPFLRAACVYKTGRGLWDGVSYGASNCVACRARLRRESRNSERAFHT from the coding sequence ATGCCGCTTATTACACTGGTTACCACGTGTTACAATGAGGCCATGTCGGTTCGGTCCTGGCTTGATGACCTCGCACATCAAACGCGCCAGCCAGATCAAATCGTGGTCGTGGATGCCGGCTCGAATGATGGCACTGTGGAAGTACTGAGCGACTGGGTGACGCAATCTTCGAACAGGCTTCTGGAGGTACGAGACGGATGTACCGTCGCTCAGGGAAGGAACCGAGCCATTGAAGTTGCGTGTGGCAGCGTCATTGCGTCCACTGATATGGGCTGCCGACTAAACCATGACTGGTTCGAGCAGCTTGTGGCTCCCCTTGACACATCGTCTGAACTCTTTGATGTAGTGGCCGGCAACTACACCGTTGATCCGAGTACGCTGCGCACGGTGTGGGACTGGGCCGATTACTACCTCCACAACAAGTATGAGACGCATTTGGCCCCAGGCTTCCTGCCCTCAAGCCGCTCGATCGCGTATCGCAAGAGTGTCTGGGAGCTTTTGGGAGGCTACCCCGAGGATCTGCGGTACGCGGGCGATGACACCGTGTTTGCCAAGCAGATCTACGCGTCCGGCCTAAGAATCGCTCTTGCCCCCGAAGCAATGGCCTTCTGGCGTCGCCCTGGTTGCTGGGGCAAATACCTGAAGGAGGCCTTCAATTATGGTCGAGGCAACGGCGAAGCTGGCCTAGCGCGCGCGTTCGGATTACGCGGGGATGGCGTCGTTCATCATCTACCGCTTCTCCTTTGGACAGCATCCTTCCTCGTTAGGCGCTCGAACCTCGTGTACGCCGCTAGAGCGATTGGGGATGGGCACGTCCTCGCCGCAGCACTACTGCCCTTTCTTCGGGCCGCGTGTGTTTATAAAACTGGGCGCGGTCTTTGGGACGGTGTGAGCTACGGCGCGAGTAACTGTGTAGCGTGCAGAGCCCGACTCCGACGTGAGAGCAGGAACTCAGAACGGGCTTTCCATACGTAA